A window from Malania oleifera isolate guangnan ecotype guangnan chromosome 7, ASM2987363v1, whole genome shotgun sequence encodes these proteins:
- the LOC131159247 gene encoding beta-glucosidase 24-like, translated as MAMAIQGGSLCFSSVVLLLFLAQYANAVSLNCDRFPELSSPASGLRRRELWANRFSSPGFLREPSSDDALVRSNFPPDFIFGSATAAYQVEGAAHEDGRGPSVWDIFSEGSPERISDGSNGSVAIDFYHRYKDDVALMKEIGMDAFRFSISWSRVLPGGSLKNGGVNPQGIKFYNDLINEVISQGMTPYVTLFHWDAPQGLEDEYNGFLSQRIVKDFKDFAKVCFDNFGDRVKHWITLNEPWTFSVYGYDYGYHAPGRCSTWVNENCTAGNSSTEPYIVAHNLLLSHAAAVQLYRKKYQAVQKGQIGLTLNLFWMVNYTDSQCDIEAAERAIDFMYGWFLHPTTYGDYPCSMKDIVQDRLPKFTTEQSKLLKKSYDFVGVNYYTARYAANNPYSNRVNVSYMNDFLVDLETEKDGEPIGTASDLSWLYVYPSGIKDLLKYTKEKYDNPTIYVTENGYSESNNKSKPLKESLNDTTRIDYYKSHLEYVQAAIDEDEVDVKGFFTWSFADNYEWSDGYTARFGIVFIDYDDDLKRYPKSTTCWLQKFLQN; from the exons ATGGCTATGGCAATTCAAGGTGGTTCTCTTTGCTTCTCCTCTGTAGTCCTGTTACTATTTCTTGCACAATATGCCAATGCTGTATCCTTGAACTGTGATCGCTTCCCGGAGCTCTCTTCGCCGGCATCTGGGCTTCGGCGCCGAGAGCTTTGGGCTAATCGATTCTCTTCCCCTGGCTTTCTTAGGGAGCCCTCCTCTGATGATGCCCTAGTTAGGAGTAATTTTCCACCTGACTTCATTTTTGGTTCTGCAACAGCTGCTTACCAG GTGGAAGGAGCAGCACACGAAGATGGTAGAGGGCCAAGTGTTTGGGACATTTTCAGTGAGGGATCTCCTg AGAGGATATCTGATGGAAGCAATGGAAGTGTGGCCATTGATTTTTATCATCGTTATAAG GATGACGTAGCTTTGATGAAGGAAATAGGAATGGATGCTTTTCGGTTCTCCATCTCTTGGTCTAGAGTACTGCCTG GTGGAAGCCTAAAAAATGGGGGAGTAAACCCTCAAGGAATCAAATTTTACAATGATCTCATCAATGAGGTTATTAGTCaag GTATGACACCCTATGTCACCCTTTTTCACTGGGATGCTCCTCAAGGTTTAGAAGATGAATACAATGGCTTTCTAAGCCAAAGGATTGT GAAGGATTTTAAAGATTTTGCAAAAGTTTGCTTTGATAATTTTGGGGACCGAGTGAAGCATTGGATTACCTTGAACGAGCCATGGACTTTTAGTGTTTATGGCTATGACTATGGTTATCACGCCCCGGGACGGTGTTCCACATGGGTGAATGAAAACTGCACAGCTGGGAACTCATCTACAGAGCCTTACATCGTAGCGCACAATCTCCTTCTTTCTCATGCAGCTGCTGTCCAACTATATAGGAAGAAGTATCAG GCAGTTCAAAAGGGTCAGATTGGATTGACCCTAAACTTGTTTTGGATGGTAAATTACACTGATAGTCAATGTGACATAGAAGCAGCTGAAAGAGCCATAGATTTCATGTATGGATG GTTTCTCCATCCAACAACTTATGGAGATTATCCATGCAGTATGAAAGATATTGTCCAAGATCGGCTACCCAAATTCACTACTGAGCAATCCAAGTTGCTGAAAAAATCTTATGATTTTGTTGGAGTAAATTACTACACAGCTCGTTATGCAGCAAATAATCCATACTCTAATCGGGTTAATGTTAGCTACATGAACGATTTCCTTGTTGACCTTGAGA CGGAAAAAGATGGAGAACCCATTGGTACAGCG TCGGACTTATCATGGCTCTATGTCTATCCAAGTGGAATTAAGGATCTTCTAAAGTACACCAAGGAAAAATATGACAATCCGACAATTTACGTCACTGAGAATG GATATAGTGAGTCAAATAATAAGAGTAAACCACTTAAGGAATCCCTCAATGACACTACGAGAATAGACTACTACAAGTCTCATCTTGAATATGTTCAAGCTGCCATTGATGA gGATGAAGTTGATGTCAAGGGTTTCTTTACATGGTCATTTGCGGACAATTACGAATGGAGTGATGGGTATACTGCAAGGTTTGGGATAGTGTTCATAGATTATGATGATGATTTGAAGAGGTACCCGAAAAGCACCACTTGTTGGCTTCAAAAGTTTCTCCAGAATTAG